The nucleotide sequence GCGCCGTCGAAATCGGTGCGCGTCATGCGACGCAGCTGGACGGCGCGGGTACGGCGTTCTTCAAGCGGCGCGTCGTCGAGATACGCAAACGGATTGGCGTTGAGGATCTCGTGGCTGAACTGCGACGGCTCGGGGGTGTCGACGGCGACCGTGCGAATCGTTCCCCGCTCGATCCCGCCCAGAATCGCGGTGAGACCGTCGAGATCCATGGCTTCGTGCAGACAGTTCTCGATCGTCTCGCGGACGAGCACGTGATCGGGAATGCGAATCGGGCCGGTGAGATTCTCGGGACACGCGACTTGATCGGGGAAGACCGACGCGAGCAGATCGTCGGCGCGCATGCGCAGCAACTGCGGGGCGACTTTGCGTCCGCCGCGCTGCCGTAAGATCGCCAGCGATCGCATGGCGTTCCAGCGCCAGCGCGCCTCGAACATCGGCGCGGGCAGCAGCGCTTGCGTGAGCACCTTTTCGACGCTGGCGGACTTGATGTATTCGAACACAGCGTCGAGCGGAAACGCGTGCTGCTCGGCGAGCGAAATGCAGATGCCGTTATCGGTGGCCGCGGCTTGCAGCTCGAAGTTGAAGCCGACGCAGAAGCGCTTGCGCAGCGCGAGTCCCCACGCGCGGTTGATGCGCGCGCCGAACGGTGCGTGAATGATGAGCTGCATCCCGCCGCCTTCATCGAAGAAGCGTTCGGCGACGATGGTGTCGCAAGTGGGAACCACGCCCAGCGACGCTTTTCCGACGCGCACGTAGTTGACGATCTGTTCGGCACCCGCGCGGTCGACGCCGCACTCGTTTTCCAGTAACGCGAGCGCTTTGTCGTCGGAAAGCTCGTCGATGGCCCGGCGCAAGCCGGAGACTTCTTCGGAGAGCTCGATCGTACGGCCCAAGCCTTCGCCGTTCCAGAACGGCACGGTCGGCGGCGCGCCGTGGGCGTCTTCCACGCGCACCGTGCCGGCCTCGACGCGGCGAATCTTCCACGAGGTGGTGCCGAGCAAGAAGATGTCGCCGGCCAGGCTTTCGATGGCGAAGTCTTCGTCCAGCGTGCCGACGAGGTGGCCGTCGGGCTCGGCGATCACGCGATAGTTCGCGACTTCGGGAATCGCGCCGCCGCACGTAATCGCGGCAAGGCGCGCGCCGCGTCGCGCGCGCAGCACGCAGTTGACGCGATCGTAGTGCAAGAACGTGCCGCTTCGTCCGCGCGAAGTGGCGATGCCGTCGGCGAGCATCGAGACGACCTCGTCGAAATCTTTGCGCGGAAGCTCGCGGTAGGGATACGCGGTGCGCACGAGCGCGAAGAGCTCGTCGTCTTTCCAGTCGCGCGTCGCGCACGCGGCGACGATCTGCTGCGCGAGAATGTCGAGCGGGGCGTTGGGGATGCAGAGCTTGTCCATTTCGCCGCCGCGCATCGCGCGCACGAGAGCGGCACATTCGAGCAACTCGTCGCGAGTGGTAGCGTAGATCGTGCCTTGCGGTTTGGCGCCGACCCAGTGCCCGGAGCGGCCGATACGTTGCAGCGCCGTCGCGATCGCGCGCGGGCTGCCGAGCTGCACGACGCGATCGACGGTGCCGATGTCGATGCCCAGCTCGAGCGACGCGGTGGCGACGACCGCGCGCAGCTCGCCGTTCTTCAAGCGATTCTCGGCTTCAAAGCGCGCCTCGCGGGCAAGGCTGCCGTGATGCGGCATCACGAGCCCGGCGCCAAGGCGTTCGGTCAGCGCGAAGGCGACGCGCTCGCTCATGCGCCGCGTCGGCACGAAGACCAGCGTGGTGCGATGCGCGAGCACCGTTTCGGCGAGCCGGTCGTAAATCTCGGCCCACATTTCGCCGCTGGCGACCGCGCCGAGCTCGTCGCCGGGGACCGCAACGTTGAGTTCCATCGCGCGGCGGCTGCCGACGTCAACGACCGTGGCGTTCGGACTCAAGAACTCGGCGACCGGCTGCAGCGGACGGACCGTCGCAGAGAGGCCGATGCGTTGCGGTTTCTTCCCACCGTTACCGGCGACGAGCGCGTCGAGCTGTGCGAGCGTGAGGGACAGATGCGAGCCGCGTTTGCTGTTGGCCATCGCGTGAATTTCATCGACGACGACCGTATGGACGGTGGTGAAGAGCGCGCGCGAGCGTTCGGCGGTGAGTAAGATGTAGAGCGACTCGGGCGTGGTGACGAGCACGTGCGGAGGCTTGCGCAACATTTGCTGGCGCGCTGCGGGCGTCGTGTCGCCCGTGCGCACGGCCGTGCGAATCGTCTGCAGCGGCGTGAACGTTTCGACCGAGCGTGCGACCAGCTCGGCCAGCGGCAGCTCGAGATTTTTGCGGACGTCGTTGGTCAGCGCCTTGAGCGGGGAGACGTAGACGACTAGGGTCGCGTCGGGCAGAAGCCCGTCAGCGGCGCGGGTCACCAGGTCGTCCAGACATATAAGGAACGCGGCCAGCGTCTTGCCGGAGCCGGTCGGGGCCGAGACCAGCACGTCGCGGCCTTCTCTAATGAGAGGCCACGCTTCGATCTGGGGCTCGGTGGGCTTGGAAAACCGCTCGGCAAACCAAGCACCAACTAAGGGGTGGAACGTTTCCCGCATTGCCTGCTACAACAGCACCAGCCGAACGGCAGATGCGGTCTCGAGCTCCGAGCGTTTTCGGGCACGAGCGGAACGGGTAGGCTCGTCCCATGGAAGGCTCTGCCTACAATTGCCGCGGTGACGGCTGCAAGTGTCAGGTTGGCAGTGAAGGCGACTATTGCGGTGACAAGTGTAAGTCGTCAAACGACTATGGGCACTGTCACTGCGGTCACGCGGCTTGCGCCACAAGTTCTGACGATGAACGAGATGCCGCCCGTATTGCCACTGAAGGCGACGAAAAGGTCTCGTAAGACCCCGTCATAGCCCGCATCTGGCACGGGTGGACGCATGCCGGCGAGGACGCCGACGCATACGAAGCGCTGCTGAAACCCGAGTTGCTGCCGGGACTCAATAGTGTTCCCGGATTTCGGGGGAGCTATTGTCGTGTGCTCGATTGTTTAAGCTTGACGCGCCACAACGGCATTTGCTTCACGGATTGCGCGGCCTTCGTCACCGTCTCGCTCGAGAGATTCGTTTGCGACCTTCGTCCAAAGTTCTTTTAACTCGGGCGTACTCGCCTTGTGCGTGTGCCTCTCGGCATCGTCTGAAGTCCATGGCATGCTCCATCCTACCCGATAAGGAGGTTTTGCTCCCTAGCTAGGGTCGATGTGAGAAAGCAGAAGAGGGAGCGTCTGGATCGGCCTCATCGCCGAGGTCCATGGCTGCGATAAGCCCGTCTCGCATGGCAAACATGTGAACAACCTCGCTATCCGAAAGAACACTCCCTTGAAGGCTCTTGACGAGCTGGTGCACTCTGACGCGAACCTTCCCTGCGTCTTCCTCAGTCATTGCCAGCGGCTCAACGTGGGGATCGAACTCATCCCATTGTCGAGTCCAATACGCACGGATCTCTTCTTTCCCAGCAACTTTGCCGCCCTCCGACGCCTTTGGCCAACTGACGTCATGCGTCATCAGCGCCAACGCCGAATCAATGTCTCGCTCGTTGAACGCGGAGTACGCCTGCTTAATTGTGGTCTTATGGTCTGCCATTTGACTCGCCTTGATTGTGCGCGATGATGTCGTTAAGGATGCCGGGCCGTGTCGCATCCGGGCGTGAGAAGTCGAGTTTCGCACTGAGCGCGGCGCCGTAGGCCAACTTGCCGTTTACGGCGTGGACGTTAATCTCGGGTGCGATTGCGGCATACGGCGCGAGATTCGGGGTGGCAGTGAACGCCGCGTAGAGCGGCATCGCCATCGCGTCGTAGGTCGACAACGGCGCAATGCCGAGCATCATCTCCATCGTCCGCAGAATGCTGACGGTCGAGTAGTGTGCGCGCTGGACGCCGCCGCGGGAATAGGGTGAAATCACGAACATGGTCGTGCGCTGATCGCTGACGTGGTCGGGGCCGTCTTGCGAGTCGTCCTCGATGATGAAGATTGCCGACGATTTCCAGATCGGCGAGTGCGAGATGGTGTCGACGACCTGACCGACCGCGTAATCGTTTTGCGCGATCATTGCAGCGGGCGTGAGATAACCGGGACTGCTTCCGGCGGTATGATCGCTTGGAAGCCAAATGTACTCCAGCTGGGGCAACGTTCCAGCGGCCAGGAAGGTGCCGAACTCGCGGCGCCACTCTTTGACCCGATCGACGTCGCTATATTTCAAGTTCCAGCTGACGAAGTGCTTGTCGTAATGGCCGTTCAGGCTGGCGACGGCGACCTCGGGCGTATTGGTCATCTCACCGTAATCGCGAAACGAAACGTGGGAGGCGAATGCCGCCTGCCAGATATACCCGTTACGCGGAACGGTGGCATACACGCCGGGAATCGAAGCGTCGTCGTTTCCGCGAGACGCGTAGGTCGCCGGCCAGTTCCGCTGCACGTAGTCGGTGACGAAGGCAGCGTCGGTCCAATCGTGGCCGGCTTCGCTCACCTCACCGGTGGTGTAGGCATTATCGAATAGTCCGAAGCGCTCGGCGATTGCGTGCTCGTTGGGAGTTACGCGTTTGCCGAACCAGGCCAGTTTTGCGTCGCCGTTTCCCTGGGGCATGTCGCCGAGTATCTGATCGTACGTGCGGTTTTCTTTGAGGATGAAGAAGACGTGCCGTATCGGCCCGTTTTTGCGGACGACTGGGTCGTCGTGCGGCGTGCTCCACCCGAGCGAACCTTGCGGGCTCCCTGCGTACGTCGTTGCCGGAAGATTGTAGGCACGAATCGAGCCGTATTCGATCGTCCCGATGTAGCCGTAGTCACTTTTAGTGTTCTGCGATTTGAAATACGGATTGGGAGAGGTTCCCTCGCCTTTACCGTCGATGACGAAGAGGTGCGTGCCGACCGGCACGACGTCGGTCGGATACCAGCCGGCCGGCATACGGCCTGCGACGCGACCGTTTTGCAGCACGGCAATCGAGTTTGCGGCGCCGAGACTGACGAAAACCGTATTGCCCCGGGCAGCGAGCGCGTTTGGGGACCCGCCCGCCAAGCGAGTAGAGCCCGCCGAGTCACCGACGAAAACGTCGTTACGCTTGCGCAAGGTCGACGCGTCGTAGACGCCGACCGTGTCCGCATCGGTTTGCGCGACGTAGATCGTGTTGCCGGTGACGAGGATATCGGAAGGATGCAGCCCGGTAGCAACCCGTACGGTATGCAGCGTGCGCGTGTCGATCGCATCAACGGAACGCGCCGACCAGTTCGAGGCGAAAACGGTTTTGCCGCCGGCGGAGAAGGCCAGGCCGCCGATATGTCCGCCTATTTTGACCGGCTTGGCGCTTGCGATCTCGTCCAAGGTGCCGATGCGCACCGAGAAATCTTTGTCGGTTGCAACGGCGAACATCTTTCCGCTGCGGGTAATCTCGGTTGGATACGTTCCTTTGCCAAGCACGATCGAGCGAACGGTTTGCGCGGCGGTGTCGACGACCAATATGGCGTCGGCGCCTGCTCCGGCAACAGCGACGTGCGCGCCGTCGATCCAAACGGGTCGCCCGAAGGCGCCTTCGAGCGGAACCGATTCCGTCTGTTCGAGATCCGACGTGCGGTAAAGCCGCAAGGTCGGATGGTTATATCCCGCACAGAGCACCGCGAGCGTCTTGCGATCGGGCGATGCAGCGGCGCCCTGCGGCATCGTGTCGGTTCCCGTCGTCAACGGGGGTGCCGGCGCAAGCACCCAGTTGTCCGGCAGCAGTGCCAAGAGTACGGCACATGCGAGCGTTGCGAACGACGTCACGCTACCATCCTGCCAGGCAGCGTTCATCGAGTCAATGAAAAAACCGTCAAACTGGATTCAACGTTGGGGAACGGCGATGACGTCGAGGTGCCTGAAACCCTTGTAGGTGGCGATGACCGGCGGCTGACCGCCAAACCAGCTCGTGGGGCGTGAGAACACGTATACGAGATCGTTGTGCTGATCGGCGGCATAGAGAAGATTGCCCGATGCGTTCATCGCGACGCTCATAACGCTCGCCGTCGTCGCGTTGGGGGTTGAAAAATACTTCTGTTTGTTCGGCTCAGAAACAACCAAAGTTCCGGCGTTGGGATCGGTCGGCGTCACCGTGACGCCGAGATTGTCGGACGCGGTGCCGAGAAGGCTGATCGTCGGAAAGCTAAAGCATGCGCCCGCGACCCACTTACCGGAGGGTTCGCGCCGATAGATACTCGCACTGCCGAAGCTGCAGCCGCCGATGACGACGCGTGTTCCGTCGGGTACAGCGTTCACCGGGCCGGCGTATTTCAAGTTGCGGACAATCACCATGGGCACGGTCGAGGACGTTGCTCCGGCGGGATAATAATAGACCGCTTCTTGTCCGTAATCGCTCACGTACACTCCACCGGTTTCGTCGACCGAAACATTGTTCAACGCTGCGTGTCCCGGGGCGCCCGATAGCTTTGGAGCAACGAGCGCGTTCTCGAACCGGCCTTGCGGCGTAAAGACCTCGACGCAGGTACCGCAACGCTTGCCCTTAGTGATTGCCGTGTAGACGAGCCCGTTTGCATCGATGGCGAGGCCCTGGGCCGTACCGTTCTCGGGACGAAAGCGAGCGTAGATCGACGCGACGTTATTTGCAATGTGATAGACCGAGATCGATCCGTTCGAATAATTGAGGCTCCCCAGTTCTGCCGGTGGTTTCGGCAGCTTGCTTTCGCTTCTCATCGACGGCAACGGCAGCGACGGCGAAGGCTGTCCCGGAGCGATACCCTCTGACGAGCATGCTTCCAACGCAAGGGCCGCGACGATAATGAGAGCGCGTTTAATCATGGCATTGCGGGATTTGCGCGAGCGCGGAGGTCGTTCCTGGCCTCGCGTCATAGACGTTGATTAGAAGTATGCGTGCAGTTTTAACGTTTCTCTGCGTCGTCGTGCTGCTGACCGGGGTGCCGGCGCGAGCTCAGAGCTCCGCGCTGGGATTACATCTCAAGCCGTGTGGCGTCGGCAAGGCGAAGGTCCGCGCCGAATGTGGGACGTTCGGCGTGTACGAGAACCGCACCACTCAAAGCGGGCGCGTCATCGCGCTCCACCTGATCGTCATACCGGCAGCGCAGCAAACGCTTCACGCGATCACCGAAATCGCCGGTGGTCCCGGCGAAGCCGCGACGGACTTCGCTCCGGCCATCCCCGACGGCGACTTTGGAAAATCCCGCGTTACCCTACGCGAAACGTACGACTATCTGTTCGTGGACTCGCGCGGCATGGGAACGTCACACCAATTTCGATGCAACTTTGCGCCGTCCAACGATCCGGCCGCCTATTTTCGCTATCTATATCCGCCGGCGCTCGTCGCGGCATGTCGCGCTCAGAACGCGACGACGCACGATATGACCCAATACAATCACGACATCGCGGTCGACGACTTAGATGAAGTTCGCGCGGCACTGGGCTACGAAAAGCTCGTGCTCGACGGCGGCTCCGACGGTACGCTCTTCGCGCTCGACTACATGCGGCGTCACCCCGAACGCGTGGAAAGCGCCATCCTTGACGGCGTTGCACCGCCGGGATTCCAACCGGTGCCGGGCGAGCCGATGGGCGCCCAGAGGGCACTCGACGATTTGTTCGTCAAGTGCCGCACCAACGCGGCGTGTAAGGCGCGTTTTCCGCATTTCGCTCAACATTTTGCTGCCGTTCTGAAGCGATTCGACGCCGGGTCGATCCCGGTTCCCGCGAAGAACGTTGCGACGAAGAAGACGCAAACCGTGGCGCTCTCTAAGGAAGTCTTCGTCGATTCGCTGCGACACATCATGTACGACCCCTTCGGCGCGTCGTTCGTTCCGTACGTCATCGAACGTGCCTACGTCAAGGACTATGCTCCGCTGGGACGCATGATGCAATCGGTGATCGTGGGATTCTCAACCGATCTCAATATGGGCGCGTTTCTCACCTATTCTTGCGCCGACTGGATGCCGTTCATTTCCAAGAAGCAGATCGATGCCGCCAAAGCCCATTCGTTTGCCGGCGATTTGCGCTTTCGCGCGCAGCAGCGAGCTTGCAGTACCTGGAAGGTGCCGGTTGTGGCGAGCAGCTTTGCCCATCCCGTACACAGCGATGTGCCGGTGCTCATGATTCTCGGATCCGACGATCCGGCAACGCCGGCCCGCTATGGCCTAGAGGCGCTCAAGTATCTGCCCAACGGCAAGGCCGTCCTCGTGAAAGGCGGCGGCCATGGCGCGGATACGCCGTGCACCGATAAGCTCGTGCTCGCGTTCGTCAAGGCGAAGTCGGCAAAAGGACTCAAGACCAACGCTTGCAGCGCGACGTTCAGGTTACCCCCGTTCGCTACGTCGATGAAATCGTGGCCCTAAAGGCCGTGAAGCGATCGGTTTTTGTGGGCGGTGTCGCCGCGTTGCCCGGTCTCATGATTCCCGGCATCGTGCTTGCGACGGAAAGTTTCGAGCCGAGCATGCGACGGCTCGAAACGGCGACGCACGGTCGCCTAGGGGTCGCGGTACTCGACACCGGGAGCGGCGCGGTGACGGCATATAACGGCGACGACCGATTTCCGATGTGCAGCACGTTCAAGCTGCTCGCCGTTGCGGCCGTGCTGCAACGCGTCGACGCCGGAACGGAGTCGCTGGATCGCCACATCGCGTACGGGAACAAAGATTTGCTCGACTACGCGCCGGTCACGAGCAAACACGTCGCCGAAGGGTTCATGACGCTGGGAGCGCTGTGCGAAGCGGCGATCGAGCTCAGCGACAACACTGCGGCGAACGTGATCTTGAGTACGCTGGGCGGACCGCCCGCCGTCACGCGCTACGCGCGCAGCTTGGGCGATTCGGTGACGCGGCTCGATCGCAACGAGCCGACGCTCAATACGGGGATTCCCGGCGACGAGCGCGACACGACGTCGCCGCTTTCGATGGCGCGCGACGCGCAGGCCGTGCTGCTGGGGAAGGAGCTTTTGCAGGCGTCGCGCGATCGGCTGGCTGCGTGGCTCGTCGGATCGACAACCGGGTTGAATCTTGTGCGTGCGGGCATTCCGCCGACGTGGCGGGCGGGCGACAAGACCGGACTCGGCGGACAAAGAAACGCCGTGGGCGACAGCGATACGCGCAACGATATCGCAATAATCTGGCCGCCGAATCGCGCGCCGATCATCGTCACAGCCTATCTCACCGGCTGCCAGCTTCCGGGCAAACAGCGCGACGCGACCCTCGCGGCGATCGGTAAGATCGTAGCGGCGGCGCGGAGTTAGCAGTTCGACGAGGGGACTTTGCTGTACGACTCGTGCAGCAGTTCCGAAGCCCAGCGGCCGCCCTTCCAAATGAGGACGTCGGTTTGGCACTCCAGAACGTCGTAGGGCTTGTTATGCGAGATGCCGCTCACGTGCGCGCGCTCGGTGACCAGCGCGGTCGTGCCGTAAAGCCGCACGCGCGGTAGCGAGGTCACGACCGAGGTGTGCGTCCAGATTCCCGCTCGGATCGCTTGCAGAATGTCGTCCCGGCCGTTCCAGCCGCCCTTCGCGCTGACGACGATCCAGTCGCTCGCGAGAAGGCGACCCAGCGCCGTCGTGTCGTTTGCCTGCAGCGCGCGTGAGATGTTGTCGTCAAACGCAAGCGCGCTCTGCGCCGTCGGGCCCGTCGTGCCGGCCATGGCCACGCCGGCCATAATTACGGCGGCGATCATAAACACCAGAATCAGTTTCATGAAGGTATCATAACGCAGCCGGCCGCGCTGCGCGATCAGCGATGTCTCAAAACTCCGCCAGGGGGAACGAATCTCGTTAACCTTGCGTTGACGGGTTAATGGTTCAAAAAGACTTCGCGTCGTGCTATAACGGCGAAGTGATGCGCTCGAGGCTTGTTCCGGTTTTATTGTTAATTCTGGCGGGATGCCGCGGCGGCTCGGCGCCGAACGATTTTGCGCCGCAGACGGCTGCGCCGAGTACAGTGCGGCCTGCAGCGTCGCCCTTGATTACGGTGAATCCCAAGAAGCGGGGCGCGAGGGTTTTCGGTCTCGTCCTTGGCGCGAACGAGGCGACGTGGAACGATATTACGCTGTCGACGATTGCGCCGGCGTTTCGCGCGGCCGGTCTGCGCGCAACGCGCTGGCCGGGCGGTTCGGAATCGGACAACTATCATTGGAAGACCAACAGTTTGGGCGCGGGTGCGTGCAGCGGCGGCTACGTCGCCGCGCCTTCGACGCTGAGTAATTTCGTCAACGACGTGGTGCGGCCGGCGAAACTCGATTTGGCGATCACCGTGAACTACGGTTCCAATCCGCAATGCACCGACGGCGCGAGCCCGTCGGAAGCTTCCGGCTGGGTGAGTTACGCAAACAACACGATGGGTTACGGCGTGAAGTGGTGGTCGATCGGCAACGAAGAGTTCGGCGCGTCGTGGGAGACCGACATGCATCAGCCGTCGTCGACGCGGCACGATCCCGCGACGTACGCCAACTTGGTGGCGACGCAGTTCTATCCGCAGATGAAGGCCGCGTCGAAGACGCCGATCGACGTGTGCGTCGACGTCGAACCCGGGTGGTACACGGGGTGGGATCCGATCGTCCTCAAGAGAGCGAAGTACGATTGCGTCGAGCTGCATTATTATCCGCAGACGCCGGGCCAGGAAAGCGACAGCTTTATCATCGACAAGGGTGCGGCGGAACTGACGTCGACCATCGACGCGCTCAAGGCCGAACTCAAGACCGCCGGGCACTCGAACGCGCTGATCTACGTGGGCGAAATCGGGTCGGTGTATTCGACCCCCGGCAAACAGTCGATGTCGATCACGCAGGCGCTCTACGCCGGACAGGCGATCGGCGAAATGCTCGAGGACGGGGTCGCGCGGTCGACTTGGTGGTTCGGCTACGGGAACTGCGAAACCGACGGCAATATGTCGAGCGCGCTCTACGGCTGGCAAAACTTCGGCGGCTACGAAATGTTCGAAGCCGGACCGAGCAACTACGGCTGCAACGGCACGAACGTGCCGGGTAACGGAACGCTGACGCCGACCGGGCGCGCGTTTGAGGTGGCTTCGCATTTCGTGCGCGACGGCGAACGCGTCGTCGGCAGCAAGGTCGCCGGATTGCCGAACGTACGCGCGTACGCGTCGACCTACGGCAGCGGTTACGCGGTGATGCTCTTCAACCTCGACGAGAACGGCGCCGTGACCGTGCCGGTGAAGATCGAGGGAGTGGCGTCGGGCAAGGGCGGCCTGACGTGGACCTATGACAAGAGCATTTACGATTTGACGAAGAACAACGTCTGGAAGGGTCCGCGTTCGGGCAAGTTGGACGCGTGGAAGGGACACTTCACGATCGTGCTGCCGCCCTGGAGCATGGTGGTGCTGCGTACCTGACGGCTCCTCCGTCTAGCCTAACGCAGCGCTCTATGAGGTTCTGGATCGATGGTTCGGATCGTCGTTTTCGAACCGCTGCGACTGTAGGAGAAGGCTTTGGCGCCCCGGCGCTGCGAAAGCACGCGATAGAGCTTCCCCTTTCGAAAATGCAGAGCGATGTCGTCGTCAGCAGCGTATCCGTCGGCGATCTTCCCTTCTCTCAGCAGCTTTCGGATCGCGCTCTGACGCTGCGGTTCCGAATCGTAGTGCGGGCAGAAACTTCCCGGCAACCAGCCGAGACAGTCTAGCTCGCGATACACG is from Candidatus Baltobacteraceae bacterium and encodes:
- a CDS encoding DEAD/DEAH box helicase, giving the protein MRETFHPLVGAWFAERFSKPTEPQIEAWPLIREGRDVLVSAPTGSGKTLAAFLICLDDLVTRAADGLLPDATLVVYVSPLKALTNDVRKNLELPLAELVARSVETFTPLQTIRTAVRTGDTTPAARQQMLRKPPHVLVTTPESLYILLTAERSRALFTTVHTVVVDEIHAMANSKRGSHLSLTLAQLDALVAGNGGKKPQRIGLSATVRPLQPVAEFLSPNATVVDVGSRRAMELNVAVPGDELGAVASGEMWAEIYDRLAETVLAHRTTLVFVPTRRMSERVAFALTERLGAGLVMPHHGSLAREARFEAENRLKNGELRAVVATASLELGIDIGTVDRVVQLGSPRAIATALQRIGRSGHWVGAKPQGTIYATTRDELLECAALVRAMRGGEMDKLCIPNAPLDILAQQIVAACATRDWKDDELFALVRTAYPYRELPRKDFDEVVSMLADGIATSRGRSGTFLHYDRVNCVLRARRGARLAAITCGGAIPEVANYRVIAEPDGHLVGTLDEDFAIESLAGDIFLLGTTSWKIRRVEAGTVRVEDAHGAPPTVPFWNGEGLGRTIELSEEVSGLRRAIDELSDDKALALLENECGVDRAGAEQIVNYVRVGKASLGVVPTCDTIVAERFFDEGGGMQLIIHAPFGARINRAWGLALRKRFCVGFNFELQAAATDNGICISLAEQHAFPLDAVFEYIKSASVEKVLTQALLPAPMFEARWRWNAMRSLAILRQRGGRKVAPQLLRMRADDLLASVFPDQVACPENLTGPIRIPDHVLVRETIENCLHEAMDLDGLTAILGGIERGTIRTVAVDTPEPSQFSHEILNANPFAYLDDAPLEERRTRAVQLRRMTRTDFDGAGILDPAAIAEVAQESWPVVRDAEELHDALATLVVVPPIPAWQEWFHTLTEQRRAALLCHPERSAQGARSRRAGEYWVCAERLDLVRKAYGDIQLTPEIAAVPGMSVPEHPQEALTEIVRGWLECSGPVTVSELATTLGVDDEAVTASMIKLETEGQVLRGRFRSKDGDEEWCNRRVLARIHRLTIGQLRREIEPVTTDIYARFLYRWQHVAPVSRLHGIDGTLQVIRQLEGYEIPAAAWEAQILPKRVAGYKSEFLDRLCYSGEVMWGRLTPHPALTPVDEDRKRRVRPTKLAPISLFTRVDSDELVVRRPSEPEGLSHAAIDVLAEIDRRGAPFFAEIVRGAKRLAAEVEEALWQLVAAGLVTADGFDALRSLIDAKRRLGEKGLRARPRSSGGRWTRLVGVTDAVDAESFARRLLARWGVVFRDVAARESIAAPWREVLHALRRLEARGEIRGGRFIASIVGEQYALPDAVDALRAVRRENAADALPEISAYDPLTIVNAYLPSTDNVILSQALSS
- a CDS encoding nuclear transport factor 2 family protein, translated to MADHKTTIKQAYSAFNERDIDSALALMTHDVSWPKASEGGKVAGKEEIRAYWTRQWDEFDPHVEPLAMTEEDAGKVRVRVHQLVKSLQGSVLSDSEVVHMFAMRDGLIAAMDLGDEADPDAPSSAFSHRP
- a CDS encoding alkaline phosphatase family protein; the protein is MTSFATLACAVLLALLPDNWVLAPAPPLTTGTDTMPQGAAASPDRKTLAVLCAGYNHPTLRLYRTSDLEQTESVPLEGAFGRPVWIDGAHVAVAGAGADAILVVDTAAQTVRSIVLGKGTYPTEITRSGKMFAVATDKDFSVRIGTLDEIASAKPVKIGGHIGGLAFSAGGKTVFASNWSARSVDAIDTRTLHTVRVATGLHPSDILVTGNTIYVAQTDADTVGVYDASTLRKRNDVFVGDSAGSTRLAGGSPNALAARGNTVFVSLGAANSIAVLQNGRVAGRMPAGWYPTDVVPVGTHLFVIDGKGEGTSPNPYFKSQNTKSDYGYIGTIEYGSIRAYNLPATTYAGSPQGSLGWSTPHDDPVVRKNGPIRHVFFILKENRTYDQILGDMPQGNGDAKLAWFGKRVTPNEHAIAERFGLFDNAYTTGEVSEAGHDWTDAAFVTDYVQRNWPATYASRGNDDASIPGVYATVPRNGYIWQAAFASHVSFRDYGEMTNTPEVAVASLNGHYDKHFVSWNLKYSDVDRVKEWRREFGTFLAAGTLPQLEYIWLPSDHTAGSSPGYLTPAAMIAQNDYAVGQVVDTISHSPIWKSSAIFIIEDDSQDGPDHVSDQRTTMFVISPYSRGGVQRAHYSTVSILRTMEMMLGIAPLSTYDAMAMPLYAAFTATPNLAPYAAIAPEINVHAVNGKLAYGAALSAKLDFSRPDATRPGILNDIIAHNQGESNGRP
- a CDS encoding alpha/beta hydrolase, with translation MRAVLTFLCVVVLLTGVPARAQSSALGLHLKPCGVGKAKVRAECGTFGVYENRTTQSGRVIALHLIVIPAAQQTLHAITEIAGGPGEAATDFAPAIPDGDFGKSRVTLRETYDYLFVDSRGMGTSHQFRCNFAPSNDPAAYFRYLYPPALVAACRAQNATTHDMTQYNHDIAVDDLDEVRAALGYEKLVLDGGSDGTLFALDYMRRHPERVESAILDGVAPPGFQPVPGEPMGAQRALDDLFVKCRTNAACKARFPHFAQHFAAVLKRFDAGSIPVPAKNVATKKTQTVALSKEVFVDSLRHIMYDPFGASFVPYVIERAYVKDYAPLGRMMQSVIVGFSTDLNMGAFLTYSCADWMPFISKKQIDAAKAHSFAGDLRFRAQQRACSTWKVPVVASSFAHPVHSDVPVLMILGSDDPATPARYGLEALKYLPNGKAVLVKGGGHGADTPCTDKLVLAFVKAKSAKGLKTNACSATFRLPPFATSMKSWP
- the bla gene encoding class A beta-lactamase, whose amino-acid sequence is MKRSVFVGGVAALPGLMIPGIVLATESFEPSMRRLETATHGRLGVAVLDTGSGAVTAYNGDDRFPMCSTFKLLAVAAVLQRVDAGTESLDRHIAYGNKDLLDYAPVTSKHVAEGFMTLGALCEAAIELSDNTAANVILSTLGGPPAVTRYARSLGDSVTRLDRNEPTLNTGIPGDERDTTSPLSMARDAQAVLLGKELLQASRDRLAAWLVGSTTGLNLVRAGIPPTWRAGDKTGLGGQRNAVGDSDTRNDIAIIWPPNRAPIIVTAYLTGCQLPGKQRDATLAAIGKIVAAARS
- a CDS encoding nuclear transport factor 2 family protein; this encodes MKLILVFMIAAVIMAGVAMAGTTGPTAQSALAFDDNISRALQANDTTALGRLLASDWIVVSAKGGWNGRDDILQAIRAGIWTHTSVVTSLPRVRLYGTTALVTERAHVSGISHNKPYDVLECQTDVLIWKGGRWASELLHESYSKVPSSNC